One stretch of Spirochaeta lutea DNA includes these proteins:
- the ruvA gene encoding Holliday junction branch migration protein RuvA — translation MIYRIRGTIEELLEGVVVLEQGGVSFQLEVSQTTLGVLAQIQSKQSETSLYTYLHVREDLLQLYGFASLQEKEVFLALLSVSGIGPKQALKILSGISPEDFISVIEREDIKHLESLPGLGKKTAQKILLALAGKLYLEHPAGEKSPRSKLPQTIDAIATALIEMGFERRVVITALPEIGTTILGELHPELTNLASLEKLPSGERNAFEGELMRRAIIELS, via the coding sequence ATGATTTATCGAATCCGCGGTACCATTGAAGAACTGCTGGAGGGGGTTGTGGTTCTGGAACAGGGGGGGGTCTCCTTCCAACTTGAGGTATCCCAGACAACCCTAGGTGTTCTGGCTCAGATACAATCCAAGCAATCAGAAACATCACTCTATACCTACCTTCATGTCCGTGAAGATCTGCTCCAGCTCTACGGGTTTGCGTCCCTTCAGGAAAAGGAGGTGTTTCTTGCGCTCTTATCGGTTTCTGGCATCGGTCCCAAACAGGCCCTTAAAATCCTCTCCGGAATATCCCCAGAGGATTTTATTTCCGTTATTGAACGTGAGGACATCAAACACCTTGAAAGTCTTCCGGGATTAGGAAAGAAAACTGCCCAAAAAATCCTACTCGCCTTGGCCGGCAAACTCTACCTTGAACATCCCGCCGGTGAGAAAAGTCCACGCAGCAAGTTGCCACAAACCATAGACGCCATAGCAACAGCATTGATAGAAATGGGATTTGAACGAAGGGTGGTGATAACAGCGCTCCCGGAGATTGGAACAACCATTCTAGGGGAACTCCATCCAGAACTTACGAACCTCGCAAGCTTAGAAAAGTTACCATCCGGTGAGCGGAACGCCTTTGAGGGAGAACTAATGCGTCGTGCAATCATCGAACTGAGTTAA
- the ruvC gene encoding crossover junction endodeoxyribonuclease RuvC, with amino-acid sequence MDEVLIGIDPGLAATGYGVISVRGTAIVHRDHGVIRTSSSDATGKRLNILYKEISRLLDLYQPTGVGIEQLFFAKNVTSALPVAEARGVVLLCLEQRALLTQEFTPLEIKQSIVGVGRATKEQVQEMVKFLLGLTQKPKPDHAADALAAAICLYHRSKWHDLSNPRYH; translated from the coding sequence ATGGATGAGGTACTTATAGGAATCGACCCGGGTCTCGCTGCTACTGGTTACGGCGTCATTTCCGTCCGGGGTACCGCAATCGTACATCGTGACCACGGAGTCATCCGTACCTCATCATCTGATGCTACCGGGAAACGCCTCAATATCCTTTACAAAGAGATTTCTCGTCTCCTTGACCTCTACCAACCTACCGGGGTCGGGATAGAACAGTTATTTTTTGCCAAAAACGTCACCAGTGCATTACCCGTTGCAGAAGCTCGCGGTGTTGTACTGCTTTGTCTCGAACAACGGGCGCTGCTAACCCAGGAATTCACCCCCCTGGAAATAAAACAATCTATTGTAGGGGTGGGAAGGGCAACCAAGGAGCAGGTACAGGAAATGGTAAAATTTCTGCTTGGATTAACCCAAAAGCCAAAGCCTGACCATGCAGCAGATGCCCTGGCTGCTGCTATCTGCTTGTACCATAGGAGTAAGTGGCATGATTTATCGAATCCGCGGTACCATTGA
- a CDS encoding YebC/PmpR family DNA-binding transcriptional regulator encodes MSGHSKWATIRHKKGAADAKRGKIFTKIIKEIMVAAKMGGGDPETNAKLRTIVNKARAANMPKDNIERAIKKGIGDTDGANYVELVYEGYAPGGVAIMIEALTDNKNRTAADVRSTLTKAGGNLGETGCVAYMFNKKGIITLDGNKYSEEQVLEIVLEAGAEDVKNEGEYIEIECTPEDFESVTQALENAEIAPENSEVMLVADTTLSLDEDSTRKVLRLIETLEDNDDIQNVSTNLDIPDDFDY; translated from the coding sequence ATGTCAGGTCATAGTAAATGGGCAACGATCCGTCATAAAAAGGGCGCTGCCGATGCTAAACGCGGTAAAATCTTCACAAAAATTATCAAAGAAATAATGGTGGCAGCCAAAATGGGTGGTGGGGACCCTGAGACAAACGCAAAACTACGAACTATAGTCAATAAAGCCCGAGCGGCCAATATGCCCAAGGATAACATTGAGCGAGCCATAAAAAAGGGTATTGGAGATACCGATGGGGCGAACTATGTAGAGTTGGTCTATGAAGGATATGCTCCCGGCGGGGTTGCGATCATGATCGAAGCCCTTACAGACAATAAGAATAGAACCGCTGCCGATGTACGAAGCACCCTTACTAAGGCCGGAGGAAATCTTGGTGAGACAGGCTGTGTCGCCTACATGTTCAATAAAAAAGGTATAATTACCCTTGATGGAAATAAGTATTCTGAAGAACAGGTTCTGGAGATTGTCCTCGAAGCAGGTGCAGAGGATGTAAAAAATGAAGGCGAGTATATCGAAATTGAGTGCACCCCCGAGGATTTTGAATCTGTTACTCAAGCACTGGAGAATGCAGAAATTGCACCTGAGAACTCGGAGGTAATGCTTGTGGCCGACACTACCCTCAGTTTGGATGAGGATAGTACCAGGAAGGTACTACGCCTGATTGAAACCTTGGAGGATAATGACGATATTCAAAATGTGTCTACCAACCTTGATATCCCAGATGATTTTGATTACTAA
- the lepB gene encoding signal peptidase I, producing MAILHSPHHTARKTQGFSRHASRYRPESPVLIFGKRLLAFLLLTLLLHSLFTTVVIRPISITTDSMGPSLQVGDHVLSSPLAYQLTLPILGTIIQYGNPKPGDLVTLLAPYEQAQSFGERVLSFFTGPLGFLSSLGDSPLSGLQEPLQIKRIIAGPGDTVLLEANRFFIKPAGSNRFITEEEYLHKSRYYDASMAYDLPPTLPLSGTQSEQILGPGEYFVAADNRGNTMDSRHWGGVNRKNIRGKIFLRYKPMADFGLLP from the coding sequence ATGGCGATCCTACACTCCCCGCACCATACAGCAAGAAAAACCCAGGGATTTTCACGGCATGCCAGTCGCTATCGCCCCGAAAGTCCAGTCCTTATTTTTGGGAAACGACTTCTTGCCTTTCTGTTACTAACCCTACTATTACACAGCCTGTTCACCACTGTTGTAATACGCCCCATATCGATTACCACCGATAGTATGGGGCCGAGCCTTCAAGTTGGAGATCATGTCCTCTCAAGCCCACTGGCATATCAACTCACCCTGCCGATCCTGGGCACAATTATTCAGTACGGGAATCCTAAGCCAGGCGATCTCGTAACTCTTCTCGCCCCATATGAACAGGCTCAATCATTTGGAGAAAGAGTACTCTCTTTTTTCACCGGCCCCCTAGGGTTTCTTTCCTCCCTGGGTGATTCACCTCTGTCCGGTCTCCAAGAACCCCTGCAGATCAAACGCATCATCGCCGGCCCGGGTGATACGGTTCTATTGGAAGCAAATCGTTTTTTTATCAAACCGGCGGGGAGCAACAGGTTCATTACCGAGGAAGAATACCTACATAAATCGCGATACTACGATGCCTCTATGGCCTATGATCTGCCGCCAACCCTTCCGTTAAGCGGTACTCAATCTGAACAAATCCTTGGACCAGGTGAGTATTTTGTTGCTGCTGACAACCGCGGGAACACCATGGATAGCCGTCACTGGGGTGGTGTAAACCGGAAAAATATTCGTGGTAAGATATTTCTTCGGTACAAACCAATGGCTGATTTTGGATTATTACCCTAG
- the smpB gene encoding SsrA-binding protein SmpB — MALQAGKKLIGKNRKAFHNYHVEETLECGIALQGTEVKSLRANHFNFSDAYARIIDNELWLLGLHINTYDQGNIFNHDPDRKRKLLVHRSELAKLRKKVEEKGFTLIPLAFLLSHGLVKIELGICRGKKNYDKRQDIKQKDIRRESERELRGRF, encoded by the coding sequence ATGGCATTACAAGCAGGAAAAAAGTTAATCGGAAAAAATCGAAAAGCATTTCACAATTATCATGTTGAAGAAACATTAGAATGTGGGATTGCCCTTCAGGGTACAGAAGTTAAAAGCCTGCGGGCGAATCATTTCAATTTTTCGGATGCGTATGCTCGCATTATCGACAATGAACTGTGGCTACTAGGGCTTCACATTAATACCTACGATCAGGGGAACATATTTAATCATGATCCTGATCGGAAGCGGAAGCTTCTGGTGCACCGTTCGGAATTGGCTAAGCTCCGAAAAAAGGTCGAGGAGAAGGGTTTCACCTTAATACCCCTGGCATTTTTACTGTCCCATGGTCTGGTTAAAATTGAATTGGGGATCTGCCGAGGTAAAAAAAACTATGATAAACGACAGGATATTAAACAAAAAGATATACGACGTGAATCTGAAAGGGAGCTACGTGGTAGATTTTGA
- a CDS encoding inositol monophosphatase family protein, producing MVDFDLPPMRKESLLQFAQDIAKQAGDSTKSFFKTDLHISRKSDESPVTEADIHAEKLLRELISEHYPDHGIIGEEFEEKNPTDGCLFQWVVDPIDGTKSFIHGIPLYTTLIALLYDGKPSIGVIYNPILNELTSACVGVGAFYNQRRIAVSEEASLSKAWLQVTDPTDLLRRYPDSGAELISSVGFTRTWADGHGYALLARGEADIMIDPIVNLWDVACLHPIITEAGGRITDLSGNPGLGTSALAANPALHGKVLELFNKNEYYV from the coding sequence GTGGTAGATTTTGATCTTCCTCCAATGAGAAAAGAGTCTCTATTACAATTTGCCCAGGATATTGCAAAACAGGCCGGGGATAGTACAAAGAGTTTTTTTAAAACTGATCTGCATATCTCACGTAAAAGCGATGAATCGCCAGTAACAGAGGCAGATATCCATGCAGAAAAACTGTTACGAGAGCTGATCAGCGAACACTATCCGGACCATGGAATCATCGGTGAGGAATTTGAAGAAAAAAATCCCACGGATGGATGCCTATTCCAGTGGGTTGTAGATCCTATTGATGGTACAAAATCATTCATTCACGGAATCCCCTTGTACACAACGTTGATAGCACTCCTCTATGATGGTAAGCCTAGTATTGGGGTAATCTATAACCCAATACTGAATGAATTAACCAGTGCTTGTGTGGGGGTTGGTGCCTTTTATAATCAGCGAAGAATAGCAGTATCAGAAGAGGCTTCGCTTTCCAAAGCATGGCTTCAGGTAACAGATCCAACCGATTTACTACGACGCTATCCCGACTCTGGAGCGGAGTTGATTAGTTCGGTGGGGTTCACTCGGACCTGGGCAGATGGTCATGGCTATGCTTTGCTTGCCAGGGGGGAGGCCGATATCATGATTGATCCTATTGTAAACCTTTGGGATGTGGCATGCCTCCACCCTATCATTACCGAGGCAGGTGGGCGCATTACGGATCTTAGTGGAAACCCTGGTCTGGGAACGAGTGCATTAGCTGCCAATCCCGCCCTTCATGGGAAGGTGCTTGAATTGTTCAATAAAAATGAGTACTATGTTTAG